In a genomic window of Occallatibacter riparius:
- the nrfD gene encoding NrfD/PsrC family molybdoenzyme membrane anchor subunit, with protein sequence MATSDLKPNNPEYAKWVDPATGEFRVLEPGQTFKSVTNKITRIVLTPHTPLGWFAMFGIFGAIAMLLLTAVTWLFLKGVGIWAITQPVAWGFAIINFVWWIGIGHAGTLISAILLLFKQGWRNSINRFAEAMTIFAVVCAGMFPLIHVGRPWLGYWLFPYPSTMTVWPQFRSPLLWDVFAVSTYATISVVFWYIGMVPDFGTMRDRAKTRFAQYVYGIISLGWRGSIRHWVRYETASLLLAGLATPLVLSVHTVISFDFAVAVLPGWHTTIFPPYFVAGAIYSGFAMVLTLAIPLRKFYGLEGLVTERHIDNMGKVMLATGFIVAYGYGMEAFMAWYSASHWEWFMFWNRVFGPMGWSYALLILFNLLIPLTTLWSRKLRTNISFMFFISIVVNTGMWFERFVIVVTSLYRDFLPSSWGTYRATKWDYMTYIGTLGLFTTLFLLFVRFLPMIPMNEIKMMLPGAKIKPKVAAESGD encoded by the coding sequence ATGGCAACGAGTGATCTGAAACCAAACAATCCCGAGTACGCGAAGTGGGTTGATCCTGCTACCGGGGAATTCCGTGTACTTGAGCCGGGGCAGACGTTCAAGTCTGTCACGAACAAGATCACGCGGATTGTTCTTACGCCGCATACGCCGCTGGGCTGGTTTGCGATGTTCGGCATCTTCGGCGCGATCGCGATGTTGCTGCTGACCGCGGTGACGTGGCTGTTCCTGAAGGGCGTGGGAATCTGGGCGATCACGCAGCCGGTGGCGTGGGGCTTCGCGATCATCAACTTCGTGTGGTGGATCGGTATCGGCCACGCAGGGACGCTGATCTCGGCGATTCTGCTGCTGTTCAAGCAGGGGTGGCGCAACTCGATCAACCGCTTCGCGGAAGCGATGACGATTTTCGCGGTGGTCTGCGCGGGCATGTTCCCGCTGATCCACGTGGGCCGTCCGTGGTTGGGTTACTGGCTGTTCCCGTATCCGAGCACGATGACGGTGTGGCCGCAGTTCCGGTCGCCGCTGCTGTGGGACGTGTTCGCGGTATCGACGTACGCGACGATCTCGGTGGTGTTCTGGTACATCGGCATGGTTCCCGATTTTGGAACGATGCGCGACCGGGCGAAGACACGCTTCGCGCAGTACGTATACGGGATTATCTCTCTGGGCTGGCGCGGATCGATTCGGCACTGGGTGCGGTATGAGACGGCATCGCTGCTGCTGGCAGGTCTGGCTACGCCGCTCGTGCTTTCGGTGCACACGGTCATCAGCTTCGACTTCGCGGTGGCGGTTCTGCCGGGCTGGCATACGACGATCTTCCCGCCATACTTTGTGGCCGGCGCTATCTACTCGGGCTTCGCGATGGTGCTGACGCTGGCGATTCCGCTGCGCAAGTTCTATGGGCTCGAGGGCCTGGTGACGGAGCGGCACATCGACAACATGGGCAAGGTCATGCTGGCGACGGGCTTCATTGTGGCCTACGGCTACGGCATGGAAGCGTTCATGGCGTGGTACTCGGCATCGCACTGGGAGTGGTTCATGTTCTGGAACCGCGTCTTCGGTCCGATGGGCTGGTCGTACGCACTGCTGATCCTGTTCAACCTGCTGATTCCGCTGACGACGCTGTGGTCGCGCAAGCTGCGGACGAACATCAGCTTCATGTTCTTCATCTCGATCGTGGTGAACACGGGCATGTGGTTTGAGCGCTTCGTGATTGTTGTGACGAGCTTGTACCGCGACTTCCTGCCGTCTTCGTGGGGCACGTATCGCGCGACGAAGTGGGATTACATGACGTACATCGGAACGCTGGGGCTGTTCACGACGCTGTTCCTGTTGTTCGTGCGGTTCCTGCCCATGATCCCGATGAACGAAATCAAGATGATGCTGCCGGGCGCGAAGATCAAGCCCAAGGTAGCAGCCGAGAGTGGAGATTAA
- a CDS encoding DUF3341 domain-containing protein has product MPPREGTYGLLAEFDNPSDLVRATQKARHDGWRRMDCYTPYPVEEAADAIGFHRNKVPLVTLIGGLMGLTAMFLLEVWINTLAYPLNIAGRPLYSWPAFVVPAYEWTILWAGLSAAFGMLALNGLPSLYHPVFNAPNFRNGASDDKFFLCLEALDPKFDLLETKKYLEGMQPLSVVEVEY; this is encoded by the coding sequence ATGCCTCCTCGTGAAGGGACGTACGGCCTGCTGGCCGAATTCGACAATCCGAGCGACCTGGTGAGGGCGACGCAAAAGGCGCGGCACGACGGGTGGCGACGGATGGACTGCTATACGCCTTATCCAGTGGAAGAGGCGGCGGACGCAATCGGGTTTCACAGGAACAAGGTTCCGCTCGTGACGCTGATCGGCGGCCTGATGGGCCTTACGGCGATGTTCCTGCTGGAAGTGTGGATCAATACGCTGGCGTATCCGTTGAACATCGCGGGCCGTCCGCTGTACTCGTGGCCGGCGTTTGTTGTGCCGGCGTATGAGTGGACGATTTTGTGGGCGGGCTTGTCTGCTGCGTTTGGAATGCTGGCGCTGAATGGACTGCCGTCGCTCTATCACCCGGTGTTCAATGCGCCGAACTTCCGCAATGGCGCGAGCGACGACAAGTTTTTCCTGTGCCTGGAAGCGCTAGATCCGAAGTTCGACCTGCTGGAAACGAAGAAGTACCTGGAAGGGATGCAGCCGCTTTCGGTTGTGGAGGTGGAGTACTAA
- a CDS encoding cytochrome c3 family protein, whose amino-acid sequence MAQIFDRSSNALARMSLVLSGLIIIALGVTLDQLQRSPWVTRQGQRPDQPVPFSHKHHVQGLGLQCQYCHTTVEKSSYAGIPPTKTCINCHAQIWTNAQLLEPVRHSWATGESIKWTKVHDLPDFAYFNHSIHVNKGIGCASCHGRVDQMPLMYMQNTLQMEWCLDCHRNPAKNLRPTSQIYNMAWEAPNEDRPVWCSVNDKADVPTAQQVDCVTKDPTGAGPQMAALQAGPPYSSPEAKAPTGDVKSSMVPVPANYQKFTSQDQLGHFLLQHYKIRTPQELTSCEVCHR is encoded by the coding sequence ATGGCGCAGATATTTGACCGCAGCTCCAATGCTTTGGCTCGCATGAGCCTTGTGTTGTCGGGGCTGATCATCATTGCCCTGGGAGTAACGCTTGATCAGTTGCAGCGTTCTCCGTGGGTGACCCGGCAGGGGCAGCGACCGGACCAGCCGGTTCCGTTCAGCCATAAGCACCACGTGCAGGGACTGGGATTGCAGTGCCAGTACTGTCACACGACGGTGGAGAAGTCGAGCTACGCGGGGATTCCGCCGACCAAGACTTGCATTAACTGTCATGCGCAGATCTGGACGAATGCGCAACTGCTGGAGCCGGTGCGGCATAGCTGGGCGACGGGCGAGTCGATCAAGTGGACCAAGGTTCACGATCTGCCGGATTTTGCATACTTCAATCACTCCATTCACGTGAACAAGGGCATTGGGTGCGCGAGCTGCCATGGCCGCGTGGACCAGATGCCGCTGATGTATATGCAGAACACGCTGCAGATGGAGTGGTGCCTGGACTGCCATCGCAATCCCGCGAAGAATCTGCGGCCGACGAGCCAGATCTACAACATGGCCTGGGAAGCTCCGAATGAGGACCGGCCGGTGTGGTGCTCGGTGAATGACAAGGCCGATGTGCCGACGGCGCAGCAGGTGGATTGCGTGACGAAGGATCCGACGGGCGCTGGTCCGCAGATGGCCGCGTTGCAGGCGGGTCCGCCATACAGCTCGCCCGAGGCGAAGGCGCCGACGGGAGATGTGAAGAGCTCGATGGTTCCGGTGCCGGCGAATTATCAGAAGTTCACGAGCCAGGATCAGCTGGGGCATTTCCTGCTGCAGCACTACAAGATCCGCACTCCGCAAGAGCTGACCAGCTGCGAGGTTTGCCACCGATGA
- a CDS encoding TAT-variant-translocated molybdopterin oxidoreductase produces MSQKDTSGAKAPGHLAGGNAGDKSPAYLKSDGVAGSEAPAYQPAAYLNADAGVQSGAAEESCCGSGCTCGSGNAEPTSQFLTLDAVRAKLKGVKGKRYWRSVDELAGTPEFQAAVEREFPAAAQEWVDPVSRRGFMKLMGASMALAGLAGCTKQPDEPIMGYIKQPEDLILGKPNFFASANPFPTGAVPVLVKSDEYRPIKVDGNPEHPYNVGSSDVFTQGSLLDMYDPDRAGRVTFRGENSSWGEFAGKFRDAVSATKDGSGVYFLSSTVTSPTLARQWQAVQKAYPKAKLVQYDPAIAGTALASGPVPVYSLADADVIVSLDADFLSGAAYPGFHKLVREYAARRKDPNKLNRLYTIESSPTTTGFKAEHRLGLRASEVPAFAAALAAAVGASGISAPNYSWTDEQQKYLQALAKDLKAHAGRSAVIAGLYQDASVAASAAAINQALGNVGKTVANPSQPLNPLPSDQIADLKGLVADLNAGKVQWLVIMNANPVYTAPADLYFADAMERATNVVHLGSHVDETGLVSEWHIPAAHALESWSDARSYDGTVSIVQPMIEPLYGGRSAHDVLQALLDEPMMSAYSAVQETWKPVIKGDFDAGWRKALHDGWIADTAFDTKGGAAPAFKGQVPTPAGKDAFEVIFRPDPNIYDGRLSNVGWLQELPKPVVNLSWDNAAIVSGATLTKLGLEEDDIVEISVANGKVKAPVIVAPGHPDNSVTVYLGYGREVGRVAGGAGFNAYLIRTSDSPFVATGSIKKADGKWGTAITKSHYQDHRGEAAGGEHGGEHAGLNHSLEGNEALERGIIRYATLAEYKQNPGFANEGEGHEKTDTGTTLFPNWVYKDNAWGMSIDMNSCTGCNACIVSCYAENNIAVVGKEQVRIGRNMQWLRIDTYYEGDLAAPKAHYQPMMCQHCENAPCEQVCPVGATVHTPEGLNSMVYNRCVGTRYCSNNCPYKVRRFNFLLYSDFETESLKLMRNPDVSVRSRGVMEKCSYCVQRIQEAKITSDKENRAIKDGEIQTACQQACPAQAITFGNINDKDSRVAKLRNDERTYQVLADLNTRPRTTYVAPVVNPNEELEPAMVEHKG; encoded by the coding sequence GTGAGTCAAAAAGATACCTCAGGGGCTAAAGCCCCCGGTCATTTGGCGGGCGGAAATGCCGGGGATAAATCCCCGGCCTACCTCAAATCGGATGGTGTTGCCGGGTCTGAAGCCCCGGCCTACCAGCCCGCGGCCTATCTCAATGCTGACGCGGGTGTGCAGAGCGGCGCGGCGGAGGAGTCGTGCTGTGGGTCGGGTTGCACTTGCGGTAGCGGGAATGCTGAGCCGACGAGCCAGTTTCTGACGCTGGACGCGGTGCGGGCGAAGCTGAAGGGCGTGAAGGGCAAGCGCTACTGGCGCAGCGTGGATGAGCTGGCGGGGACGCCGGAGTTCCAGGCGGCGGTAGAGCGCGAGTTTCCGGCGGCGGCGCAGGAGTGGGTCGATCCTGTGTCGCGGCGCGGCTTCATGAAGTTGATGGGTGCATCCATGGCGCTGGCCGGACTGGCCGGCTGCACGAAGCAGCCCGATGAGCCGATCATGGGGTACATCAAGCAGCCGGAAGACCTGATTCTGGGCAAGCCGAACTTCTTTGCTTCGGCGAATCCGTTCCCGACGGGCGCGGTTCCGGTGCTGGTGAAGAGCGACGAGTATCGCCCGATTAAGGTGGACGGCAATCCCGAGCACCCGTACAACGTGGGCTCGAGCGATGTGTTTACGCAGGGCTCGCTGCTGGACATGTACGATCCGGATCGCGCGGGGCGGGTGACGTTCCGCGGCGAGAACAGCTCGTGGGGCGAGTTTGCGGGCAAGTTCCGCGACGCAGTGAGCGCGACGAAGGACGGATCGGGCGTTTACTTCCTGAGCTCGACGGTGACTTCGCCGACGCTGGCTCGGCAGTGGCAAGCGGTTCAGAAAGCCTATCCCAAGGCGAAGCTGGTGCAGTATGACCCGGCGATTGCGGGGACGGCGCTGGCGAGCGGCCCGGTGCCGGTGTATTCGCTGGCGGACGCTGATGTGATTGTTTCGCTGGATGCGGATTTCCTGTCGGGCGCGGCGTACCCGGGATTCCACAAGCTGGTGCGCGAGTATGCGGCACGGCGCAAGGATCCGAACAAGCTGAACCGGCTTTACACGATTGAGAGCTCGCCGACGACGACGGGCTTCAAGGCGGAGCACCGGCTGGGTCTGCGGGCGAGCGAGGTTCCGGCATTTGCAGCGGCACTGGCGGCGGCGGTTGGCGCGAGCGGAATCAGCGCGCCGAACTATAGCTGGACGGATGAGCAGCAGAAGTATCTGCAGGCCTTGGCGAAGGATTTGAAGGCGCATGCGGGACGCAGTGCTGTGATTGCCGGTCTCTACCAGGATGCGAGCGTTGCAGCGAGCGCAGCGGCCATCAACCAGGCGCTGGGCAACGTGGGCAAGACAGTGGCGAATCCGAGCCAGCCGCTGAATCCGTTGCCGAGCGATCAGATTGCCGATCTGAAGGGGCTGGTTGCGGATCTGAATGCGGGCAAGGTGCAGTGGCTCGTGATTATGAATGCGAACCCGGTGTACACGGCGCCGGCCGATCTCTACTTCGCGGATGCGATGGAGAGAGCGACGAACGTTGTGCATCTCGGCTCGCACGTGGATGAGACGGGACTGGTTTCTGAGTGGCACATTCCGGCGGCGCATGCGCTGGAGTCGTGGAGCGACGCGCGGAGCTACGACGGCACGGTTTCGATTGTGCAGCCGATGATTGAGCCGCTGTATGGCGGCCGGAGCGCGCACGATGTGCTGCAGGCGCTGCTGGACGAGCCGATGATGAGCGCGTACTCGGCTGTGCAGGAGACCTGGAAGCCGGTCATCAAGGGCGATTTCGACGCAGGCTGGCGCAAGGCTCTGCACGATGGATGGATCGCGGATACGGCGTTTGATACGAAGGGTGGAGCTGCTCCCGCGTTTAAGGGGCAGGTGCCGACACCGGCGGGGAAGGATGCGTTTGAGGTTATCTTCCGGCCGGATCCGAATATCTATGACGGACGGTTGTCGAACGTGGGCTGGCTGCAGGAGCTGCCGAAGCCGGTAGTGAACCTGAGCTGGGATAACGCGGCGATTGTTTCCGGCGCGACGCTGACGAAGCTGGGACTCGAGGAAGACGACATTGTCGAGATCTCGGTTGCGAACGGCAAGGTGAAGGCGCCGGTGATTGTGGCGCCGGGTCATCCTGATAACTCGGTGACGGTGTACCTGGGCTATGGACGCGAGGTCGGGCGCGTGGCGGGCGGTGCCGGATTCAACGCGTACCTGATCCGCACGAGCGACTCGCCGTTTGTGGCGACGGGTTCGATCAAGAAAGCGGACGGCAAGTGGGGCACGGCGATCACGAAGAGCCACTACCAAGATCATCGCGGCGAAGCAGCCGGCGGTGAGCACGGCGGCGAGCACGCGGGGCTGAATCATTCCCTGGAAGGCAACGAGGCGCTGGAGCGCGGCATCATTCGCTACGCGACTCTTGCGGAGTATAAGCAGAATCCGGGATTTGCGAACGAGGGCGAGGGTCACGAGAAGACCGACACGGGGACGACGCTGTTCCCGAACTGGGTCTACAAGGACAACGCCTGGGGTATGTCGATCGACATGAACAGCTGCACGGGCTGCAATGCATGCATCGTGAGCTGCTATGCCGAGAACAATATCGCGGTGGTGGGCAAGGAGCAGGTGCGGATCGGACGCAACATGCAGTGGCTGCGTATCGACACGTACTACGAAGGCGATTTGGCTGCGCCGAAGGCGCACTACCAGCCGATGATGTGCCAGCACTGCGAGAACGCGCCGTGCGAGCAGGTTTGCCCGGTGGGCGCGACGGTGCACACGCCGGAAGGCCTGAACTCGATGGTCTACAACCGCTGTGTGGGTACTCGGTACTGCTCGAACAACTGCCCGTACAAGGTGCGGCGCTTCAACTTCCTGCTGTACTCCGACTTTGAGACGGAGAGCCTGAAGCTGATGCGGAATCCGGATGTATCGGTACGCAGCAGAGGCGTGATGGAGAAGTGCAGCTACTGCGTGCAGCGGATCCAGGAAGCGAAGATCACGTCGGACAAGGAAAACCGCGCGATCAAGGATGGCGAGATCCAGACGGCATGCCAGCAGGCTTGCCCGGCGCAGGCGATCACGTTCGGCAACATCAACGACAAGGACAGCCGGGTGGCGAAGCTGAGGAACGATGAGCGGACCTACCAGGTGCTGGCGGATCTGAATACGCGTCCGCGGACAACGTACGTGGCCCCGGTGGTGAATCCGAACGAAGAGCTGGAGCCGGCGATGGTGGAGCACAAAGGATAG
- a CDS encoding c-type cytochrome, translating into MSREQATGNREQGVISGPRSVIRFLGSVRSTGSPLTGKVAMLLGASALLLMAGCRQDMHNQPKMIPQRGSEMFADGRGARPQVVNTVARGQLDETSYYYTGVVQGANGYREEKDQLPFPVTLDVLHRGEERFNIYCTPCHSRVGNGLGEIVQRGYKPAANLHDQVRTAQPLSHYFYVMTHGYGAMPDYSAQLTPADRWAVAAYIRALQLSQAANQSDVPAGTQVESLKDVAAQEKLPDSFAQAWNLPGTAVYANQAPAQKEGTPAMGPANTADPVQINKGAAGKK; encoded by the coding sequence ATGAGCAGGGAACAGGCAACAGGGAACAGGGAACAGGGAGTGATCAGTGGCCCGCGGTCAGTGATCAGGTTCCTTGGCTCCGTTCGCTCCACAGGCTCTCCACTGACGGGCAAGGTAGCGATGCTGCTGGGTGCTTCGGCGCTGTTGTTGATGGCTGGGTGCCGGCAGGATATGCATAACCAGCCGAAGATGATTCCGCAGCGCGGGTCGGAGATGTTTGCCGATGGACGCGGCGCGCGGCCGCAGGTGGTGAACACGGTGGCACGCGGACAACTGGACGAGACCAGCTACTACTACACCGGCGTGGTGCAGGGCGCGAACGGCTATCGCGAAGAGAAGGATCAGTTGCCCTTCCCGGTGACGCTGGACGTTTTGCATCGCGGCGAAGAGCGATTCAACATCTACTGCACGCCTTGCCACTCGCGCGTGGGCAACGGGCTGGGCGAGATTGTGCAGCGTGGCTACAAGCCGGCGGCGAATCTGCACGACCAGGTGCGTACGGCGCAGCCTCTGTCGCACTACTTCTACGTGATGACGCATGGGTATGGCGCGATGCCGGACTACTCGGCGCAGTTGACGCCGGCAGACCGGTGGGCAGTGGCAGCGTATATCCGCGCACTGCAACTGAGCCAGGCGGCGAACCAGAGCGATGTGCCCGCGGGCACGCAGGTGGAGAGCCTGAAGGACGTGGCGGCGCAGGAGAAGCTACCGGACTCGTTCGCGCAGGCGTGGAATCTGCCAGGGACAGCAGTTTATGCGAACCAGGCGCCGGCGCAGAAGGAAGGCACTCCGGCGATGGGCCCGGCCAACACGGCGGATCCGGTGCAGATCAACAAGGGCGCCGCAGGCAAGAAGTAA